A single Cryptococcus neoformans var. grubii H99 chromosome 7, complete sequence DNA region contains:
- a CDS encoding phosphatase: protein MARETLSSTGIRYNETTVFTADGVLFDMDGTLTDSIAAVEAAWTAKAEEFGLEPEAVIKATHGRRASDNLQDLIPNLRKEHVDREVEKFEQSILAFADTPPRSRRSSSASSTRTSRSGSRSMSGSMGSLAPFTPMSSCTPAATKPFNTGEALNLTSFKLRESGGLEPQLDDSVFEDEVDDLIDMSVRILPGVRSLINSLPQDKYAIATSGAKTYCHGCLNRTGISIPKVCVTADDPRLLRGKPFPDPFLLAAADLGIDPTRAVIFEDSPSGIKAAVAAGATVIAVCTSHQRHQIEHLDAHFVIDTMDQIKVVQGKDGQLEFTVTY from the exons ATGGCACGCGAGACACTATCCTCGACCGGGATCAGATACAACGAAACGACTGTGTTTACGGCCGATGGCGTCCTTTTTGATATG GACGGAACCTTGACGGATTCTATTGCTGCTGTAGAAGCTGCGTGGACGGCCAAAGCAGAGGAGTTTGGCCTGGAACCGGAGGCTGTTATCAAGGCCACCCATGGTCGACGGGCCAGTGACAATCTTCAAGATCTTATTCCCAATCTTCGCAAGGAACATGTCGATCGAGAAGTTGAAA AGTTTGAACAATCTATTCTTGCCTTTGCAGACACTCCCCCTCGCTCTCGCCGTAgctcctccgcctcttcaACCCGCACTTCGCGGTCTGGCTCCCGATCAATGTCAGGGTCCATGGGTTCACTCGCGCCTTTTACACCCATGAGCAGCTGTACACCTGCAGCCACAAAGCCCTTCAACACGGGTGAGGCTTTGAATCTTACCAGCTTCAAATTGAGGGAGTCAGGGGGACTCGAACCTCAGTTGGATGACTCTGTGTTTGAAGACGAAGTAGATGATCTCATCGACATGAGCGTCCGCATTCTGCCAGGTGTAAGGAGTTTGATCAATTCTTTACCTCAAGATAAGTACGCCATCGCCACTTCTGGTGCTAAGACATACTGTCATGGATGCCTGAACCGTACGGG GATTTCAATTCCCAAAGTCTGTGTGACAGCCGATGATCCTAGACTCCTGCGAGGCAAACCTTTCCCTGACCCCTTCTTGTTGGCGGCTGCCGATCTCGGAATTGATCCTACTCGCGCTGTCATCTTCGAAGATTCTCCTTCGGGTATCAAAGCAGCCGTGGCTGCAGGAGCTACTGTTATTGCGGTGTGCACATCTCACCAACGCCACCAAATCGAACATCTGGATGCTCATTTTGTGATCGACACGATGGATCAGATCAAAGTTGTGcaaggaaaggatggtcAACTGGAGTTTACCGTTACATATTAG